A section of the Flavobacteriales bacterium genome encodes:
- a CDS encoding helix-turn-helix domain-containing protein, producing MEVTEMAALAAQFVNSTNRHVFLTGKAGTGKTTFLRQLSASTHKKHVILAPTGIAALNANGTTIHSQFLLPLGTFLPDRNLPDEVPDGASFYTQRSLVRRHPLNAKRRDVLRNIDLIIIDEVSMLRADLLDAIDSRMRSVKRNYSQPFGGVQLLMIGDMYQLPPIVKDREWSKMSQYYRSPHFFESVGLRQAGFVYIELDKIFRQQDDTFISILNNLRNNIVTQADIDELNAHFHEGGSIPKDTITITTHNYKADELNRQELDKLEAETHYFEAEIEDDFPENIYPVLHSLELKEGAQVMFVKNDTVDGIYFNGKLAKVKSIKNNSIEVLMAGTNEPYVLKRETWENKKYSVNETTKDLEEEVVGKFSQYPIKLAWAITVHKSQGLTFERAVIDVGYAFAPGQVYVALSRLTSLNGLILRTKIDSSVVSTDDQVVEFGKVKDAQEPLNTILQQEQANYLASLMAETFDLSEIQKLIAQIEQKHDSSGEFEDEEMKSALSILSNNIAREAGNTDKFRQQIRYCLHHREYEKLLDRIAKGSAYYIEFVQKNLFILVKHLEEVKQFSRTKTYQTALAEIDLLFMKKWEQMDMAEHIARCIIEGKEVTPQPKKDEARIAKRKELVGQIVSFVEEHPKNTKTKSGKTRKKKGGTKPEKGATYQVTYDLAKDGLSIAEIAEKRGLANTTIEGHIAKGIEAGELAIDKYLDEDDRETIEQTLKSNKGANSGEIYTKLNGQYSYSQIRMVQAHLAKS from the coding sequence ATGGAAGTAACCGAAATGGCCGCTTTGGCCGCACAGTTTGTGAATAGCACAAACCGTCATGTTTTTCTTACTGGAAAGGCAGGAACAGGAAAAACCACTTTTCTTCGTCAGCTTTCGGCATCCACCCACAAGAAGCATGTGATACTTGCTCCCACGGGTATTGCGGCCCTGAACGCCAACGGAACAACCATCCACTCACAATTCCTCTTACCGTTAGGCACGTTTCTACCAGATAGAAACCTTCCGGATGAGGTTCCAGACGGTGCGAGTTTTTATACGCAACGAAGCTTGGTGAGGCGCCATCCGCTGAACGCTAAAAGGCGCGATGTGCTACGAAATATCGACCTTATCATTATTGATGAAGTGAGTATGCTCCGTGCCGATCTGCTGGACGCCATCGATTCGCGGATGCGCAGCGTAAAACGCAATTATTCGCAGCCTTTCGGTGGTGTTCAGTTGCTGATGATCGGGGATATGTATCAGCTTCCTCCGATTGTAAAAGATCGGGAATGGAGCAAAATGAGCCAGTATTATCGCAGTCCGCATTTTTTCGAATCAGTCGGTTTGCGGCAGGCTGGTTTTGTATACATCGAATTGGATAAGATCTTCCGTCAGCAGGATGACACCTTCATTTCCATTCTGAATAACCTACGGAACAACATCGTTACGCAAGCGGATATTGATGAGCTGAATGCGCATTTTCACGAAGGTGGTTCTATTCCCAAAGACACCATTACCATTACCACGCACAACTACAAGGCAGACGAATTGAACCGCCAAGAGTTGGACAAGCTAGAAGCCGAAACGCACTATTTTGAAGCGGAAATTGAGGACGATTTTCCCGAGAACATCTATCCGGTTCTGCACAGTTTAGAACTGAAAGAAGGTGCCCAAGTGATGTTTGTGAAGAACGACACGGTGGATGGCATTTACTTCAACGGCAAGTTGGCCAAGGTGAAATCCATCAAGAATAATAGCATTGAGGTACTGATGGCCGGCACCAACGAGCCTTACGTGCTGAAACGCGAAACTTGGGAGAACAAGAAATATTCGGTTAACGAGACCACCAAAGATCTGGAGGAGGAAGTGGTGGGGAAATTCAGCCAGTATCCCATCAAATTGGCGTGGGCCATTACCGTACATAAATCGCAAGGGTTGACATTTGAACGGGCCGTGATCGATGTGGGGTACGCTTTTGCGCCCGGACAGGTTTATGTGGCGCTTTCGCGATTGACATCTTTGAACGGACTGATCCTGAGAACCAAGATCGATTCAAGCGTGGTTTCTACCGATGATCAGGTGGTGGAATTCGGGAAAGTGAAAGATGCCCAAGAACCGTTGAACACCATCCTTCAGCAGGAACAGGCCAATTACCTCGCTTCGCTGATGGCGGAAACGTTTGATCTCAGCGAGATTCAAAAACTGATTGCTCAGATTGAACAGAAACACGATTCGAGCGGTGAATTTGAAGATGAAGAGATGAAATCGGCACTGTCCATTCTTTCAAATAATATCGCACGAGAGGCTGGAAACACGGACAAATTCAGACAGCAGATCCGCTATTGTCTCCACCATCGCGAATACGAAAAGCTATTGGACCGCATTGCAAAGGGAAGCGCTTACTACATCGAATTCGTTCAGAAAAACCTGTTCATCCTCGTCAAGCACTTGGAGGAAGTGAAACAGTTTTCGCGCACCAAGACCTACCAGACGGCTTTGGCGGAGATTGATCTTCTCTTCATGAAAAAATGGGAGCAAATGGATATGGCCGAGCACATCGCCCGCTGCATCATCGAAGGAAAAGAGGTGACGCCTCAGCCCAAAAAAGACGAAGCGCGCATTGCCAAGAGAAAAGAATTGGTTGGCCAGATCGTCTCTTTTGTTGAAGAACATCCGAAGAACACGAAAACCAAATCGGGAAAAACGCGCAAGAAAAAAGGCGGAACGAAACCAGAGAAAGGTGCCACTTATCAGGTGACTTATGACTTGGCCAAAGACGGTTTATCGATTGCAGAAATTGCAGAAAAACGGGGATTGGCCAATACCACCATCGAAGGCCATATTGCCAAAGGCATTGAAGCAGGCGAGCTGGCCATTGATAAGTACCTGGATGAAGACGACCGCGAAACGATTGAGCAGACCCTAAAATCTAACAAGGGCGCTAATTCGGGAGAGATCTACACCAAGCTCAACGGACAGTACAGCTATAGTCAGATAAGGATGGTGCAGGCGCATTTGGCGAAATCGTAG
- a CDS encoding gliding motility-associated C-terminal domain-containing protein — protein sequence MHIIQKGFLALLLCLSTLSVVQAQQDCFDAIYVCSSSYTQNVAYSGVGAEQEVAPATTCLGNGEVNSVWYTFTANTSGNLQFQLAPNNASDDYDFALYNLSNDSCTGILAGTNLPLSCNYSADAGSTGLSNSGSGNNNGSSGSNQNAPVAVQAGESYALMVSNFTASQNGYTLTFSGNASIVDNQPAVPDSISLKRRCNPKEVFLFFSEAFNCSSVAGNGSEITVTGPENVVVTNVTAMGCTGGRSDQLRIRFANKIMTTGTYTITIGSGSDGNSYQDNCGNETPAGTTFSFSVDFIGPDVVVTNVVAASCGQNNGSAEAVATLGTEPYTYWWNTSPAQITAIASGLTPGTYLTRVTDANGCQEYRSITIQNNSPFDLTNRTTTGVSCNGYSDGTAQIIPAGGVSPYTITWQTSPAQTGQNATGLSGGPISVSITDATGCQETISITIPQPTSINNSITTVRPDCGFNNGSISVVATGGAGGFTYAWNTSPIQSTPNAIDLYAGVYSVTVTDQAGCTATNQIILTNDFAPNATIENRVSDCGQGVGAATAVPSSGTAPYAYSWNTFPPQNTATASNLAVGDYFVTITDANNCVQIINVKIDSIPPPQVSLNLTQPDCGAANGEIATTVTDGTPPYSFLWPPSGNTNNIETNLAEGVYSVTVTDSIGCVDTETVMLQQLPPESNFTFTNVCEGDEMVLEATTNSGATSFSWELGDGNTATSDSISHTYSGSGAFTVTLILEGGCMIDTVVQTVEVYAPPTATFSIDPEILTTLVAGTFSYSGTGGSSFLWDFGDGESNTEMPTSHLFGIEGFYDVSLIAMDVHGCSDSASQTIEVLLQPVIYLPNAFIPAGTEENSRFKGYGIGVLSAELTIHDRWGTQVYRSANVRDITLVGWDGNYKGKPAPQGVYTYKVKADFYNNTSFEKLGTVTLIR from the coding sequence ATGCACATTATCCAAAAAGGTTTTCTTGCCCTTTTGCTATGCTTGAGCACACTATCGGTGGTGCAGGCGCAGCAAGATTGCTTTGATGCCATTTATGTGTGCAGTAGCAGCTACACGCAGAATGTGGCTTACAGCGGGGTTGGTGCGGAGCAAGAAGTGGCACCGGCAACCACCTGTCTTGGAAACGGGGAAGTGAATTCGGTGTGGTACACATTTACTGCAAATACATCCGGAAATCTTCAATTTCAACTGGCACCAAACAACGCAAGTGACGATTATGATTTCGCGCTGTACAATTTGTCGAATGATTCATGTACGGGAATTCTGGCCGGAACCAATTTACCATTGAGCTGCAATTATTCAGCGGATGCTGGTTCCACAGGTTTGAGCAATTCAGGGTCGGGAAACAATAATGGTTCAAGCGGCTCCAATCAGAACGCTCCCGTGGCCGTTCAAGCAGGAGAATCGTATGCACTGATGGTAAGCAATTTCACTGCTTCGCAAAACGGATACACCTTAACTTTTTCAGGAAATGCATCAATCGTTGATAATCAACCTGCGGTTCCCGATTCGATCAGCCTAAAGAGACGCTGTAACCCGAAGGAGGTCTTTTTATTTTTCAGCGAAGCATTCAACTGTTCCAGTGTTGCAGGAAACGGATCAGAAATAACCGTTACTGGTCCGGAAAATGTTGTGGTAACCAATGTTACGGCCATGGGTTGCACGGGTGGGCGTTCAGATCAGTTGCGGATTCGGTTTGCAAATAAAATTATGACAACAGGAACCTATACTATCACCATCGGTTCTGGAAGCGATGGCAACTCTTATCAAGACAACTGCGGAAACGAAACTCCTGCTGGAACTACTTTTTCATTCAGCGTAGATTTCATTGGCCCAGACGTGGTCGTGACGAATGTAGTTGCAGCCAGCTGTGGTCAAAATAACGGATCGGCAGAAGCGGTCGCCACACTTGGAACCGAACCTTATACCTATTGGTGGAATACAAGCCCAGCTCAGATCACAGCCATTGCCTCGGGGCTTACTCCTGGAACATATCTAACAAGGGTTACCGATGCCAACGGTTGTCAGGAATACCGCAGTATCACCATCCAAAACAATAGTCCATTTGACCTGACCAATCGTACCACCACAGGCGTGAGTTGCAATGGTTATTCAGATGGTACTGCACAGATAATTCCTGCGGGTGGAGTCTCGCCCTACACAATCACTTGGCAAACGTCACCCGCACAGACTGGGCAGAACGCTACAGGACTTTCTGGAGGGCCTATCAGTGTCAGCATAACGGATGCAACGGGCTGCCAGGAAACCATTTCAATCACCATTCCCCAACCGACTTCTATAAACAATTCCATCACTACAGTTCGTCCAGATTGTGGTTTTAACAACGGGTCTATAAGCGTTGTTGCCACAGGTGGAGCTGGTGGATTCACTTACGCATGGAACACAAGCCCTATTCAATCGACACCTAACGCAATTGACCTCTACGCAGGTGTATATTCGGTTACTGTAACTGATCAGGCTGGTTGCACAGCAACCAACCAAATCATCTTGACGAATGACTTCGCCCCTAATGCAACGATAGAAAATCGCGTTTCCGATTGCGGACAAGGAGTTGGCGCAGCCACAGCTGTTCCAAGTTCTGGTACTGCTCCTTATGCCTATTCATGGAACACATTTCCACCACAAAATACGGCTACGGCTTCTAACCTTGCGGTAGGCGATTATTTTGTCACTATAACAGATGCTAACAATTGCGTGCAGATCATCAACGTGAAGATTGATAGTATTCCGCCTCCTCAGGTTTCGCTAAACCTTACCCAACCAGATTGTGGAGCGGCTAATGGAGAAATAGCAACAACAGTAACAGACGGAACTCCTCCATACTCATTTCTGTGGCCTCCTTCAGGTAACACGAACAACATCGAAACCAATTTGGCTGAAGGTGTTTATTCCGTTACAGTTACCGATAGCATCGGTTGTGTTGATACTGAAACCGTCATGCTACAGCAACTTCCACCGGAGTCGAATTTTACGTTTACCAACGTTTGCGAAGGTGATGAGATGGTCTTGGAGGCAACCACCAATTCTGGCGCAACCTCGTTCAGCTGGGAACTGGGAGACGGAAACACAGCCACATCTGATAGCATTTCGCACACTTACTCAGGAAGTGGAGCGTTTACAGTAACGCTGATCCTCGAGGGTGGTTGCATGATCGACACTGTTGTTCAGACCGTAGAGGTTTACGCTCCGCCAACGGCAACATTTTCTATTGATCCAGAGATTTTAACCACGCTTGTTGCTGGCACATTCTCTTATTCTGGAACAGGTGGGTCTTCGTTCCTGTGGGATTTTGGAGATGGTGAATCAAACACGGAAATGCCCACCTCCCATCTATTCGGCATTGAAGGATTTTATGATGTGTCGCTCATTGCAATGGATGTGCATGGTTGCTCCGATTCCGCTTCGCAGACCATTGAAGTGTTGCTACAACCCGTGATCTACCTCCCAAACGCCTTCATTCCCGCTGGAACAGAGGAAAATTCCCGATTCAAAGGGTACGGAATTGGTGTTCTTTCCGCAGAACTTACGATACACGATAGGTGGGGAACACAAGTGTACCGATCTGCCAATGTGCGAGACATTACACTTGTTGGTTGGGACGGCAACTACAAAGGAAAACCTGCGCCTCAAGGCGTTTATACCTACAAAGTGAAGGCTGATTTTTACAACAATACTTCGTTTGAAAAGCTGGGAACGGTAACACTTATCCGATAG
- a CDS encoding DNA/RNA non-specific endonuclease, with protein MMFQFPYTDIAIFGAMRHLLTFLLLAVSLSSFSQSVDESISKKTQRLNEISKESEQILDELEALRLKWIREQLDEMGYPKSSNAFEVIRHLALTLGYSEKDEQAAWVQHIVIPEVEFANVSRTNDFRIDSLVSTGSAKEEDYFLKKIGEDGTMEFDGFGYDRGHLAPSADFRWSQKALSESYYYSNMSPQKPEFNRERWAELESWVRTYVIDFDEPVFVVTGPILKDGLKQQGEDHVSIPQQFYKIILDVEGAEHKAVAFLMPNEHCAYPVSGYVTSIDTIEKLTGLDFFSSLDDAEENKLEAMNSLDGWVHEDNSEFGEVAPLKAPLPKGYFNTLQAKYKVGEKTKICGTVVAAKRSRKDAVYLNFDQKYPRNVFYASIWKNNQNNFSYDPEKEFLGKIICVEGKVELYNDQARISVNREEQVSYWEDVIGEKD; from the coding sequence ATGATGTTTCAATTCCCATATACTGATATTGCGATATTTGGCGCCATGCGCCACCTTCTTACTTTCCTGCTGCTCGCAGTTTCTCTAAGTAGCTTCTCCCAGTCTGTTGATGAATCGATAAGCAAGAAGACGCAGCGCTTGAATGAGATCAGCAAGGAATCGGAGCAAATTCTGGATGAACTGGAAGCACTGCGCTTAAAATGGATCCGCGAACAATTGGACGAAATGGGTTATCCGAAATCATCCAATGCATTTGAGGTGATCAGACATTTAGCCTTAACATTGGGATATTCTGAAAAAGATGAGCAGGCCGCTTGGGTGCAACATATCGTTATTCCAGAAGTGGAATTCGCCAATGTTTCCAGAACGAACGACTTTAGGATTGATTCATTGGTTTCCACCGGTTCAGCCAAAGAAGAAGACTATTTTCTGAAGAAGATCGGTGAAGATGGAACGATGGAATTTGATGGTTTCGGTTACGACCGAGGCCACTTGGCGCCTTCCGCTGATTTCCGTTGGAGCCAAAAGGCATTGAGCGAAAGTTATTACTACAGCAACATGAGCCCTCAGAAACCGGAATTCAATCGCGAGCGTTGGGCAGAACTCGAATCGTGGGTGCGCACCTATGTCATCGACTTCGATGAACCTGTGTTTGTCGTCACAGGACCGATACTGAAGGACGGACTCAAACAGCAAGGCGAAGACCACGTTTCCATCCCCCAGCAGTTCTATAAGATCATACTGGATGTGGAAGGAGCGGAGCACAAGGCAGTGGCATTTCTAATGCCCAATGAGCACTGCGCGTATCCTGTTTCCGGTTACGTAACGAGTATTGATACAATTGAGAAACTAACTGGATTAGACTTTTTCAGTTCCTTGGATGATGCGGAAGAAAACAAGCTCGAAGCAATGAATTCCTTGGACGGCTGGGTGCACGAGGACAACTCCGAATTCGGGGAAGTTGCCCCACTGAAAGCACCTCTTCCCAAAGGCTATTTCAATACGCTTCAGGCAAAGTATAAAGTGGGAGAAAAGACCAAGATCTGCGGTACCGTGGTGGCAGCAAAACGGAGCAGAAAAGACGCAGTTTATCTCAATTTTGACCAGAAATATCCGCGGAATGTATTCTACGCCAGCATCTGGAAGAACAATCAGAACAACTTCAGTTATGATCCAGAGAAGGAATTCTTAGGCAAGATCATCTGTGTAGAAGGCAAGGTGGAACTGTACAACGACCAAGCTCGCATCAGCGTCAATCGCGAAGAGCAGGTGAGTTATTGGGAAGATGTGATCGGGGAAAAGGATTGA